GCGGTCAAGGTGGCCAGGGTGGCCAAGCCGGTGGTCCTCCTCCGGGCGGTCAAGGTGGCCAGGGCGGCCAAGCTGGTGGCCCTCCTCCAGGTGGTCAAGGTGGTCAAGGTGGTTCTGGCGACCATAAGACCGATCAAACGATTGGTGCTATCAGTTTCGACCCTGCTGCACTTGCGGTGGGTGGTACCACTACGGTCAGTGCTACGGCAACGTCTGGTTTACCAGTAAAGTTTCGCTCCACCACGCTGACTATCTGCACCACGACCGGGATTAATGGCACCCAGGTGAATGGTCTTATTGCGGGGATTTGCACGGTGGTTGCCAATCAAAAGGGTAACACCAGCTACAACGCCGCCCCTCAGGTGACCCAAAACATCACGGTTGGGGGCAAAGCCAGTCAGACCATTGGCAGTATTACTTTCAATCCTGCCACGCTTGCAGTGGGTGGCGTTACTACGACCAGTGCTACGGCAACTTCTGGGTTACCGGTCAAGTTTCGCTCTATGACTCCGACTATTTGCAGCGCGGATGGGCCTAATGGTGGCCAGATTAAGGGGCTTGCTGTCGGTAGCTGCGTTGTGGCGGCCAATCAGAAGGGTAATACCAGTTATGATGCGGCCCCCCAGGTGACTCAGGGTATTACCGTTACCCAGGTCAAGACCAATCAGACGATCGGTACCATCAGATTTAGCCCTCCTACGCTTGCCGTAGGCGGTACCACTAGGGTTAATGCCACTGCGACCTCTGGGTTACCCGTGAGTTTTAGCTCTGCTACGTCGAGCGTCTGCGCGGTATTGGGCCGCGTTGTGACCAGTGTGACCGTTGGTACTTGCACGGTAGCTGCTGATCAGGCGGGCAATGATACTTATAACGCTTCCCCCCAGGTTACTAAGGATATTACCGTCAACAAGGCGGATCAGACCATCAGCGCCATTAGCCTCAGCCGAGATACGTTAACGGTGGGGGGTGCGGTTACGGCCACTGCTACGGCGACATCTCAACTGGTGGTGACCTTTAGCTCGGTAACACCAAGTATCTGCATCGTTGGAGGAGCCAGCGGTAATACCGTATCTGCTGTTGCTGCGGGTGTCTGCACGGTCGCGGCTGACCAACCGGGAAATGCCAGTTATAACGCCGCCACGCGAGTGACTAAGGGTCTTACCGTTACCGCCAGCACGGTGAGTTATAGCTATCCCATCGTTGATACTGGGCAGGCCAAGACCTATGGCGCTAACGGGGAGATCTCGGAAATTGCGCCTGGGCGGCCTTTCTATGGCCAGGATGCGCAGTTTTCGGGTATTCAACCAAGTTATACCCTGAGCGGTGATGGTAAGGCCGTCTTTGACAAGGTCACAAAACTAACCTGGATGCGTGGTCCTAACACTACGCTTACCACCCCGGTCAAGTCTGATAAGAAGACTTTGAGTGAGGCGCAGGCTTGGGTGACGACGGTGAATACCATGAACTACGGGGGATTCAACGACTGGCGGCTTCCGACAATCAAGGAACTCTATTCGTTGATCAACTTTAAGGGTACGGATCCCAGTGGCTATACCGGTACGGATCTGTCGGTGCTTACGCCTTTTGTTAATACCAAGTACTTTAGGTTTGCCTACGGGCAGACCAGCCTCGGCGAGCGTATTATTGATTCCCAGTACGCATCCAATACGCTGTTTGTTACTGAGGCGGGCGTAACGAATCAAAAGCTCTTCGGGGTGAATCTGGCGGATGGTCGGATTAAAGGATATGACCTGACTATGCCTGATAGGGTTACCGAAAAGACCTTCTTTGTCCAATTGGTGCGGGGTCCGACGGCTGCCGTTTACGGTGTGAATAGCTTTACCGACAACGGTGATGGTACGGCCACGGATGCCGCTACCAATCTGATGTGGTCGAAGGTGGATAGCGGCAGTGGTATGACCTGGCAAAATGCGTTGGCCTGGGTGCAAACTCAGAACGCGGCCAACTATCTCGGTCACAACGATTGGCGGATGCCCAACGTCAAGGAATTGCAGAGTCTGGTCAATTATGCAAATGCCCCTGACTATAATGATCTGCCGGCTATCGATACGACATTCTTTACCTGCACGAGTATTACCAATGAAAATGGCGAGGTCGATTATCCTTATTATTGGTCCTCAACAACGCACGTTGGCTATGCCTCTAACGGGGCTCTTGGTGGTAATGCGGCTTATGTTGCCTTCGGTAGGGCGCTGGGGTATCAGAGCAATCTCGGGAAGTGGATAGATATCCACGGTGCGGGTGCCCAGCGTAGTGACCCAAAGATTGGGCCTCCCTATAGTTTTGCCACCAGCTACAACGTCATCAAGGGTGGTGTGACCTATACGGGCTACGGCCATGGACCACAGAATGATGCCATTCGTGGCCTCAATTATGTCCGTTTGGTGAGAAATATCCGCTAGGGAGATAATCTGCTTTTCCCAGAACAGCGATAGTTTTTACCTCGCCTCCATCAGGCGACTATCTGCTACGGCGGGTAGTCGCCTGATTTCTTTTAGGGGTGCCGATTTGATCTGTGCGATTATTTTCCAACTTACTGTTGTCACCGCAATCATCGTGAATAGATATTATTCCCATCCCCCCCATATGGGAATATGTCACGCAACGCCACTAATAATTTGTTGACCCTCCTTGTCAGAAAATGCGTAGGTAGTGGTATTTGAGTCTAATTGCTTCCCTTGCGTTTTGGTCTGTGGTAGAACAGTGCAAGGTTAGTTTCCGCTAGAAGTTACTTTTGTAAATTCTGGGCTATTGTTGTTTTTATTAACAACCTTTAAGACAGGTTAGTTCTGGGTAATGGATGTCTGTCTCGTAGTTGTTGTTTATGACTCCGAAAAATATAAAAGGTGCTAGAAATCATGAACATAAACGACATTCCCATGCGTCTAAAACTGACCAGCTTATTACTGCTGATCGCTCTTATTCCCCTGGTAGTGATTGCTTATTTTAGTAATAGCCGTGCTCAAGATGCACTAATGCGCGATGCCTACAATCAATTGGATTCCGTGCGCTCCATCAAGAAGACACAGATTGAAGAATTCTTTTCCGGTAATCATAAAGACCTCTCGATAATTGCCAGTACCGAAGATACTGCCAATGCCATTGCAGCGTTGGATGTTGCTTTCGATGAGGAAGGTGGAAAGATCGGTGGGCCACGTTGGACCCAAGCGGTCAAGGAACACACCTCTGGTTTGGACTACTTTGTTAAAACGTATGGTTATTACGACCTCTTTATCTTTGATAGGGATGGTAATGTTGAATACACCTATGCCAAAGAGGCCGATCTTGGACAAAACGTTTTGTCCGGTCCCCTCAAAAATAGCGGGCTCGGTAAAGCCTTTTCCAAGGCCATGGCCAAACGTGAGACGGTCCTGTCCGATTTTGAACCCTATGCCCCTTCCAAGGGAGATCCCGCTGCCTTTATCGTTACCCCAGTGATTCGCGATGGAAAATGGATCGGTTTGATTGGTCTTCAGATCTCCTCGGACGCGATCGATAACGTAATGCAAGACCGTTCCGGTATGGGAAAAACTGGAGAGACCTATCTAGTTGGGCCGGATAAACGGATGCGTTCTGATTCCTATCTGGACAAGCAAGGACACTCACTGAAGGCATCTTTTGCTGGTACCGTAGAAAAGAATGGGGTAGATACGGAGGGGGCGCGCTCCGCCCTGTCTGGAAAGAGCGAATCTCGACTGATTACTGATTACAATGGCAATCTGGTACTTTCCTCCTATGCCCCGATCAAGGTGGCTAGCGATCTGAATTGGGCGATCCTCGCCGAAGTTGATCTAGCCGAGGTGGAAGAGCCCATCCATGCCCTGACAAGATCGATCCTGATCATGGGATCGATCATCGCTATCGTGGTGGCCCTAAT
The DNA window shown above is from Gammaproteobacteria bacterium and carries:
- a CDS encoding hypothetical protein (Evidence 5 : Unknown function), encoding MGGTTTVSATATSGLPVKFRSTTLTICTTTGINGTQVNGLIAGICTVVANQKGNTSYNAAPQVTQNITVGGKASQTIGSITFNPATLAVGGVTTTSATATSGLPVKFRSMTPTICSADGPNGGQIKGLAVGSCVVAANQKGNTSYDAAPQVTQGITVTQVKTNQTIGTIRFSPPTLAVGGTTRVNATATSGLPVSFSSATSSVCAVLGRVVTSVTVGTCTVAADQAGNDTYNASPQVTKDITVNKADQTISAISLSRDTLTVGGAVTATATATSQLVVTFSSVTPSICIVGGASGNTVSAVAAGVCTVAADQPGNASYNAATRVTKGLTVTASTVSYSYPIVDTGQAKTYGANGEISEIAPGRPFYGQDAQFSGIQPSYTLSGDGKAVFDKVTKLTWMRGPNTTLTTPVKSDKKTLSEAQAWVTTVNTMNYGGFNDWRLPTIKELYSLINFKGTDPSGYTGTDLSVLTPFVNTKYFRFAYGQTSLGERIIDSQYASNTLFVTEAGVTNQKLFGVNLADGRIKGYDLTMPDRVTEKTFFVQLVRGPTAAVYGVNSFTDNGDGTATDAATNLMWSKVDSGSGMTWQNALAWVQTQNAANYLGHNDWRMPNVKELQSLVNYANAPDYNDLPAIDTTFFTCTSITNENGEVDYPYYWSSTTHVGYASNGALGGNAAYVAFGRALGYQSNLGKWIDIHGAGAQRSDPKIGPPYSFATSYNVIKGGVTYTGYGHGPQNDAIRGLNYVRLVRNIR